One window of Hymenobacter sp. BRD128 genomic DNA carries:
- a CDS encoding DUF3365 domain-containing protein, whose translation MLPALLGLAACRPDQVRHLPGTKQIAEETANWEAIRIMPADLLHATRWAGDSLTAYADTLLRRTLARELKKGTLAQAANFCRPQSYPQVDSMARKWHASPRRAEWQPTPAAATPAAVAAAGLQPDTMRLIGRPAIDTFYYQRPIILANNICLRCHGQPGRDLTLAEAQLLRQQHPGLRAVSRQRGQVLGAWQLTLERSGVAEFYTMKTRKKWKEHKMPKLF comes from the coding sequence ATGCTTCCCGCCTTGCTTGGGCTGGCCGCTTGCCGGCCCGACCAGGTGCGGCACCTGCCCGGCACCAAGCAGATAGCCGAAGAAACTGCCAACTGGGAGGCCATTCGCATCATGCCCGCCGACTTGCTGCACGCCACGCGCTGGGCCGGCGACTCCCTTACCGCCTACGCCGACACGCTGCTGCGCCGCACCCTGGCCCGCGAATTGAAAAAAGGCACCCTAGCCCAGGCAGCCAACTTCTGCCGGCCCCAAAGCTACCCGCAGGTCGATTCGATGGCCCGCAAGTGGCACGCCAGCCCCCGCCGGGCCGAGTGGCAGCCCACCCCGGCGGCGGCCACGCCCGCCGCCGTGGCCGCCGCCGGCCTGCAGCCCGATACCATGCGCCTGATTGGCCGGCCCGCCATTGACACATTTTACTACCAGCGGCCTATTATTCTAGCCAATAATATTTGCCTGCGCTGCCACGGCCAGCCCGGCCGCGACCTGACCCTGGCCGAAGCCCAGCTGCTGCGGCAGCAGCACCCCGGCCTGCGAGCGGTAAGCCGGCAGCGGGGCCAGGTGCTCGGCGCCTGGCAGCTCACCCTGGAGCGCAGTGGCGTAGCTGAGTTTTATACCATGAAGACGCGCAAGAAGTGGAAGGAGCACAAGATGCCCAAGCTTTTTTAG
- a CDS encoding homogentisate 1,2-dioxygenase, with translation MPIYHKLGRLPHTRHTVFEKPEGGLYYEQLFGTIGFEGMSSLLYHLRRPTTVQEIVGETDLTPKIAIAKSIKARLLKGFEVPPQEDYLASRTPVLVNSDVHIVLAAPRHSLTAYFYKNADADELLFIHKGSGKLHTQLGNIRFGPGDYLLVPRGIIYQIEFDTEDNRLFIAESFHPIYTPKRYRNYFGQLLEHAPYSERDYKLPEELETHDELGDFTIKIKKQGILHELVYPSHPFDVVGWDGYNYPYGMNIRDFQPVTGKVHQPPPVHQQFETKAFVVCSFVPRLFDYHPQAIPAPYHHSNIDSDEVLYYVDGNFMSRNNIAQGHITLHPGGIPHGPAPGAYERSIGKTGTDEWAVMIDTFRPLMLTEAALKLDDGVYYQSWLEPASPTTASPDQRLERLE, from the coding sequence ATGCCCATCTACCACAAGCTTGGCCGCTTGCCGCACACGCGCCACACGGTATTTGAGAAGCCTGAGGGCGGCCTGTACTACGAGCAATTGTTCGGCACCATCGGCTTCGAGGGTATGTCGTCGCTACTGTACCACCTGCGCCGGCCCACCACGGTGCAGGAAATTGTGGGCGAGACCGACCTCACGCCCAAAATTGCGATTGCGAAAAGCATCAAGGCTCGGCTCTTAAAAGGCTTCGAGGTGCCGCCGCAGGAGGATTACCTGGCTAGCCGCACGCCGGTGCTGGTAAATAGCGACGTGCATATCGTGCTGGCTGCCCCGCGCCACTCGCTCACGGCGTATTTCTATAAAAATGCTGATGCCGACGAGCTGCTGTTTATTCACAAAGGCAGCGGCAAGCTGCACACCCAACTCGGCAACATCCGCTTCGGGCCGGGCGACTACCTGTTGGTGCCACGCGGCATTATCTACCAAATCGAGTTTGATACGGAGGATAATCGGCTATTTATTGCCGAGTCGTTTCACCCTATTTATACGCCCAAGCGATACCGCAATTACTTTGGCCAGCTGCTGGAACACGCGCCCTACTCGGAGCGCGACTACAAGCTGCCGGAAGAACTCGAAACGCACGACGAGCTAGGCGACTTCACCATCAAAATCAAGAAGCAGGGTATCTTGCACGAGTTGGTGTACCCTAGCCACCCCTTCGATGTGGTGGGCTGGGATGGGTATAATTATCCCTACGGGATGAATATCCGCGACTTTCAGCCCGTCACCGGCAAAGTGCACCAACCGCCACCCGTGCACCAGCAGTTCGAGACGAAGGCATTTGTGGTGTGCTCGTTTGTGCCCCGGCTGTTCGATTACCATCCGCAGGCCATTCCGGCGCCCTACCACCACTCCAATATCGACTCCGACGAGGTGCTGTATTACGTGGATGGCAACTTCATGTCGCGCAACAACATCGCCCAGGGCCACATCACGCTGCACCCCGGCGGCATTCCGCACGGCCCCGCGCCGGGTGCCTATGAGCGCAGCATCGGCAAAACCGGCACCGACGAATGGGCAGTGATGATTGACACCTTCCGTCCGCTTATGCTGACCGAAGCCGCGCTAAAACTTGATGATGGCGTGTACTACCAGTCGTGGCTGGAGCCCGCCAGCCCCACTACCGCTAGCCCCGACCAACGCCTCGAACGTCTTGAATAA
- the thrA gene encoding bifunctional aspartate kinase/homoserine dehydrogenase I, protein MQVLKFGGTSVASAENIGKVIAIVTSALAHGPVALVVSALGGTTDALISIGRTAAAGNEAFRQTLRQLEARHLTAAEALLPDAASQTEIQPWLTAQFTELALLADGIFALGELSPRTLDRLMSYGELLSSRLVVAAFQARGIAAAWADSRQLIRTNSRFGMALVEEAATERQVRQFQAETTESLWVAPGFIAADAEGHTTTLGRGGSDYTAAILAAALGAEKLEIWTDVSGMLTADPRLVRSARPIARISYEEAMELSHFGAKVLYAPTVQPVRRRSIPLWIKNTFAPADYGTLVEVAPPPSIGVVRGLSSIGHLALLNLEGSGMVGVPGFSARLFAALARARINVVLITQSSSEHSICVGVSEGDVPAAQEVVNEEFAAEIAAGRLEPLRPETGLAIVALVGDNMRNHPGISGRLFSALGHNGVNIRAIAQGASERNISTVIRADDVRKAINVLHEEFFEATYKQVNLFILGPGNVGGKLLGQLAQQQAYLREKLSLDLRVVAIANSRHCLVSDEGGLDLRTWPGDLDAAPKLSLAELTQLIISKNLRNSIFVDVTANPAAAGQYAPLLAKSVAVVACNKIAASDTYATYRQLKQLAQDFNTKYLFETNVGAALPVIGTLGDLTRSGDVVRRMQAVLSGTLNFVFNNYDGTRPFAAVVAQAQAEGYTEPDPRLDLNGSDVARKILILAREAGQQLEMSDVANESFLPASCLAGDVAAFYEQLAVHEPHFRALYDAAASQGKRLKFVAQYADGNASVGLQQIAPGHDLYELRGKDNVVLFYTDRYPEQPLVVKGAGAGAEVTASGVFADIIRAARL, encoded by the coding sequence ATGCAAGTCTTGAAGTTCGGGGGCACATCGGTGGCCTCCGCCGAAAATATCGGGAAAGTAATCGCCATCGTGACGAGCGCGCTGGCCCACGGACCAGTGGCCCTGGTCGTATCGGCGCTGGGCGGCACCACCGACGCGCTCATTAGTATCGGCCGCACGGCGGCCGCCGGCAACGAAGCCTTCCGCCAGACCCTGCGCCAGCTCGAAGCCCGCCACCTCACCGCCGCCGAGGCGCTGCTGCCCGACGCGGCAAGCCAGACCGAGATTCAGCCCTGGCTCACCGCCCAGTTTACCGAGCTGGCCCTGCTGGCCGACGGCATTTTTGCGCTGGGCGAGCTCTCGCCACGCACTCTGGACCGGCTGATGAGCTACGGCGAGCTACTGTCGTCGCGCCTCGTGGTGGCTGCGTTCCAGGCTAGGGGCATCGCCGCCGCTTGGGCCGACAGCCGCCAGCTTATCCGCACCAACTCGCGCTTCGGCATGGCGCTGGTCGAGGAGGCCGCGACCGAGCGTCAGGTGCGCCAATTTCAAGCCGAAACCACTGAAAGCCTATGGGTAGCGCCCGGCTTTATCGCCGCCGATGCCGAGGGCCACACCACCACGCTGGGCCGCGGCGGCTCCGACTACACGGCCGCCATTTTGGCCGCCGCGCTGGGGGCCGAGAAGCTCGAAATCTGGACCGACGTGAGCGGCATGCTCACCGCCGACCCGCGCCTGGTGCGCTCGGCCCGGCCCATCGCGCGCATCAGCTACGAGGAAGCCATGGAGCTGTCGCACTTCGGGGCCAAGGTGCTGTACGCACCCACGGTGCAGCCGGTGCGCCGCCGCAGCATTCCGCTGTGGATTAAAAATACCTTCGCGCCCGCCGATTACGGCACGCTGGTGGAGGTGGCGCCGCCGCCCAGCATCGGGGTGGTGCGCGGCCTGTCGAGCATCGGCCACCTGGCTTTGCTCAATTTGGAAGGCAGCGGCATGGTGGGCGTGCCCGGCTTTTCGGCGCGGCTGTTTGCGGCGCTGGCGCGGGCCCGCATCAACGTGGTGCTCATTACGCAAAGCTCTTCGGAGCACAGCATCTGCGTAGGCGTGAGCGAGGGCGACGTGCCCGCCGCGCAAGAGGTAGTAAATGAAGAGTTTGCCGCCGAAATCGCGGCCGGCCGCCTGGAGCCGTTGCGGCCCGAAACGGGGCTAGCCATCGTGGCGCTGGTGGGCGACAATATGCGCAACCACCCCGGCATCAGCGGGCGCCTGTTTAGCGCACTGGGGCACAACGGGGTGAATATCCGGGCCATTGCGCAGGGGGCGAGCGAGCGCAATATCTCGACCGTCATTCGGGCCGACGACGTGCGCAAGGCCATCAACGTGCTGCACGAGGAGTTTTTTGAAGCGACTTATAAGCAAGTCAACCTGTTCATCCTGGGCCCCGGCAACGTGGGCGGCAAGCTGCTCGGCCAGCTGGCGCAGCAGCAGGCGTATTTGCGCGAGAAGCTGAGCCTCGACCTGCGCGTGGTGGCTATTGCCAACAGCCGCCACTGCCTGGTGAGCGACGAGGGCGGCCTCGACCTGCGCACCTGGCCCGGGGACCTGGACGCCGCGCCCAAGCTCTCGCTGGCGGAGCTCACCCAGCTCATTATCAGCAAGAACCTGCGCAACTCCATCTTCGTGGACGTAACGGCCAACCCGGCCGCCGCCGGCCAGTATGCGCCGCTGCTCGCCAAGAGCGTGGCCGTAGTAGCCTGCAATAAAATCGCGGCTTCGGACACCTACGCCACCTACCGCCAGCTCAAGCAGCTAGCCCAGGATTTCAATACAAAGTACCTCTTCGAAACCAACGTGGGCGCGGCGCTGCCCGTCATCGGCACTTTGGGCGACCTCACGCGCAGCGGCGATGTGGTACGCCGCATGCAGGCGGTGCTCTCGGGCACGCTCAACTTCGTATTCAACAACTACGACGGCACGCGGCCCTTCGCCGCGGTAGTGGCTCAGGCCCAGGCCGAAGGCTACACCGAGCCCGACCCGCGCCTCGACCTCAACGGCTCGGACGTGGCCCGTAAAATCCTCATTCTGGCCCGCGAAGCCGGCCAGCAGCTCGAAATGAGCGACGTAGCCAACGAAAGCTTCCTGCCCGCCAGCTGCCTTGCCGGCGACGTGGCCGCGTTCTACGAGCAGCTAGCCGTGCACGAGCCGCACTTCCGCGCCCTCTACGACGCGGCCGCCAGCCAGGGCAAGCGCCTCAAATTCGTGGCTCAGTACGCCGATGGCAATGCCTCAGTGGGCTTGCAGCAGATTGCGCCCGGCCACGATTTATATGAGTTGCGCGGCAAGGATAATGTGGTGCTCTTCTACACCGACCGCTACCCCGAGCAGCCCCTGGTGGTGAAGGGTGCCGGCGCCGGGGCCGAGGTCACGGCCTCGGGCGTGTTTGCCGATATCATCCGGGCGGCCCGATTGTAG
- the hppD gene encoding 4-hydroxyphenylpyruvate dioxygenase, protein METLVAQELQQRATTDFLPLLGTDYLEFYVGNAKQAAYYYKAAFGFQTVAYAGPETGVRDRASYVVQQGKIRLVLTTAMHSDHEISEHVRQHGDGVKILALWVDDAFESYEKTMSRGARSYQEPQVLTDAHGEVRTAGIYTYGETVHLFVERKNYHGAFLPGYVAQQSDFSPSEVGLRYVDHCVGNVGWNRMNATVKWYEDVMGFANILSFDDKQITTEYSALMSKVMSNGNGYVKFPINEPAEGKKKSQIEEYLTFYEGEGVQHIAVATDDIIGTVRELRSRGVEFLNTPDSYYDTLLARVGHLDEDVEALRAQRIMADRDEEGYLLQIFTKPVEDRPTVFFEIIQRKGAKSFGAGNFKALFESLEREQDRRGNL, encoded by the coding sequence ATGGAAACCCTCGTTGCCCAGGAGCTACAACAGCGCGCCACCACCGATTTCTTGCCGCTGCTCGGCACTGATTACCTGGAATTTTACGTCGGCAATGCCAAGCAGGCGGCCTACTATTACAAGGCCGCGTTCGGGTTCCAAACGGTGGCCTACGCCGGCCCCGAAACCGGCGTGCGCGACCGTGCCAGCTACGTAGTGCAGCAGGGCAAAATTCGGCTGGTACTCACTACCGCTATGCACTCCGACCACGAGATTTCGGAACACGTGCGCCAGCACGGCGACGGCGTTAAAATCTTGGCCCTGTGGGTGGATGACGCCTTCGAGAGCTACGAAAAAACCATGAGCCGCGGCGCCCGCAGCTACCAGGAGCCCCAGGTGCTCACCGATGCGCACGGTGAGGTGCGCACGGCCGGCATCTACACCTATGGCGAAACGGTGCACCTGTTTGTGGAGCGCAAAAACTACCACGGCGCCTTTCTGCCCGGCTACGTGGCCCAGCAGTCCGATTTTAGCCCTAGCGAAGTGGGCCTGCGCTACGTAGACCACTGCGTGGGCAACGTGGGCTGGAACCGCATGAATGCTACCGTGAAGTGGTACGAGGACGTGATGGGCTTTGCCAACATCCTGAGCTTTGACGATAAGCAAATTACGACCGAGTACTCAGCCCTGATGAGCAAGGTGATGAGCAACGGCAACGGCTACGTCAAATTTCCCATCAACGAGCCGGCCGAGGGCAAGAAAAAGTCGCAGATTGAGGAGTACCTCACCTTTTACGAGGGTGAGGGCGTGCAGCACATCGCCGTAGCTACCGACGATATTATCGGCACGGTGCGCGAGCTGCGTAGCCGCGGCGTGGAGTTTTTGAATACACCCGATAGCTACTACGATACGCTGCTGGCCCGCGTGGGCCACCTCGACGAGGATGTGGAGGCCCTGCGCGCCCAGCGCATCATGGCCGACCGCGACGAAGAAGGCTACCTGCTCCAGATTTTCACTAAGCCGGTAGAGGACCGTCCCACGGTATTTTTTGAAATCATCCAGCGCAAGGGTGCCAAGAGTTTCGGCGCCGGTAATTTTAAAGCTCTGTTTGAGAGCCTGGAGCGCGAACAGGACCGCCGGGGCAATTTGTAA
- a CDS encoding LysR family transcriptional regulator produces MELRQLRYFAEVATALHYGRAAEKLCVSQPALSQQIQLLESELGVELFDHQQRTRQRRVVLTEAGVAFLAEAQNLLHLSRQAIENVRRVGSQQKTVELGYYQLLRPDRLVGIVQRFSASFPDVQFHLHELPTFRAVQEALVAGRIGLGLTMLPLLHTELAARPFGQGGLAVALPTAHPLASLAEVPLEALAHEKWVEISRPLHPVYDEIEHLCQQAGFSRRGAIVQEVSSLELLSNLVRLGLGVAFVPSFFDLSTVPGVVARPLRVAGGENVLLTQCVAYLAERPAPLLQALVALV; encoded by the coding sequence ATGGAACTTCGCCAGCTGCGCTACTTTGCCGAGGTTGCCACCGCGCTGCACTACGGCCGGGCCGCCGAGAAATTGTGCGTGTCGCAGCCCGCTTTGAGCCAGCAGATTCAGCTATTGGAAAGCGAGCTAGGGGTCGAGTTATTTGACCACCAGCAGCGCACGCGCCAGCGCCGGGTGGTGCTCACCGAAGCCGGCGTTGCGTTTCTGGCCGAAGCACAAAACCTGCTGCACCTTAGCCGCCAGGCCATTGAGAACGTGCGCCGCGTGGGCTCGCAGCAGAAAACGGTAGAACTGGGCTACTACCAGCTGCTGCGCCCCGACCGGCTGGTGGGTATTGTGCAGCGCTTCAGCGCCAGCTTTCCCGATGTGCAATTTCACCTGCACGAGCTGCCCACTTTTCGGGCGGTGCAGGAGGCGCTGGTGGCCGGCCGCATCGGGCTAGGCCTCACCATGTTGCCGCTCCTGCACACGGAGCTGGCGGCGCGGCCCTTTGGCCAGGGCGGGCTAGCCGTGGCCCTGCCCACGGCGCACCCGTTGGCTAGCCTAGCCGAAGTGCCCCTGGAAGCGCTAGCCCACGAAAAATGGGTCGAAATCAGCCGCCCGTTGCACCCGGTATACGATGAGATAGAGCACCTGTGCCAGCAGGCGGGCTTCAGTCGGCGCGGCGCCATTGTGCAGGAAGTATCGTCGCTGGAACTGCTCAGCAACCTGGTGCGGCTGGGGTTGGGGGTGGCCTTCGTGCCTTCGTTCTTCGACCTAAGCACGGTACCGGGCGTGGTGGCTAGGCCCCTGCGCGTGGCGGGCGGCGAAAACGTGCTGCTCACGCAGTGCGTGGCCTATTTGGCCGAGCGGCCCGCGCCATTGCTGCAGGCGCTAGTGGCGCTGGTATGA
- a CDS encoding NAD(P)/FAD-dependent oxidoreductase, whose amino-acid sequence MANSTGSTDPIIIIGAGMAGLACANWLHRAGRPVLVLEATDAVGGRVRTDVTPDGFRLDRGFQILLTNYPEARRMFDYGALNLKSFRSGAVVRMTDGHETTLENPLHAPIMAFAALASPIGTAKDKLLLAKLVAQLAGCTPAQLLARPSVATIDYLHRYGWSEQIITNFFKPFFGGVYLDRELGTASNFFEFVFQQFAQGAAAVPALGMQQLPEQLAARLPAEAIRLSMPVMAVSEGGRRVHLASGETLAAAAVVLATDGPAAARLLGADLPAPASPAARPTTCTYFATAGAAPSHGHNILHLNARPGALVHNVAFPAETGASVAPLGQGLVSVSTHGEHGLPEDALTARLRAELIAWFGPVANMWRHLRTYRIEQALPVYGPGQPAQQELQLGDTLFRCGDWVSYPSLNAALGTGRQVADMLLVH is encoded by the coding sequence ATGGCTAATTCTACTGGTTCTACTGACCCCATTATCATTATCGGCGCGGGCATGGCCGGGCTAGCCTGCGCCAACTGGCTGCACCGCGCCGGGCGGCCCGTGCTGGTGCTCGAAGCTACCGACGCCGTGGGCGGCCGGGTGCGCACCGATGTCACGCCCGACGGCTTTCGGCTCGACCGGGGCTTCCAGATTTTGCTGACCAACTACCCCGAGGCCCGGCGCATGTTCGACTACGGGGCGCTGAACCTCAAATCGTTTCGCTCGGGCGCAGTTGTTAGAATGACCGACGGGCACGAAACCACGCTCGAAAATCCGCTGCACGCGCCTATTATGGCCTTTGCCGCCCTGGCCTCGCCCATCGGCACGGCCAAGGACAAACTTTTATTGGCCAAGCTGGTAGCGCAGTTGGCTGGCTGCACGCCCGCACAGCTGCTAGCCCGGCCCAGTGTGGCGACAATTGACTACCTGCACCGCTACGGCTGGAGCGAGCAGATTATCACGAATTTCTTCAAGCCTTTCTTTGGCGGCGTGTACCTCGACCGCGAGCTTGGCACGGCCAGTAATTTCTTCGAGTTCGTGTTTCAGCAGTTTGCGCAGGGTGCGGCGGCGGTGCCCGCCCTCGGCATGCAGCAACTGCCCGAGCAGCTGGCCGCCCGCCTGCCCGCCGAGGCTATTCGCCTAAGTATGCCTGTAATGGCCGTATCCGAAGGTGGCCGCCGCGTGCACCTGGCCAGCGGCGAAACCCTGGCCGCCGCGGCCGTGGTGCTGGCCACCGATGGCCCGGCCGCCGCCCGCCTGCTGGGGGCCGACTTGCCGGCCCCGGCTAGCCCCGCTGCCCGGCCCACCACCTGCACCTACTTTGCCACGGCCGGCGCCGCGCCCAGCCACGGCCACAACATTCTGCACCTCAATGCCCGGCCCGGCGCGCTGGTACACAACGTGGCCTTCCCGGCCGAAACGGGTGCCAGCGTGGCGCCCCTTGGCCAGGGCCTCGTATCGGTGAGCACCCACGGCGAGCACGGCTTGCCGGAAGATGCGCTAACTGCCCGCCTGCGCGCCGAGCTGATAGCCTGGTTTGGGCCAGTGGCTAATATGTGGCGGCACCTGCGCACCTACCGCATCGAGCAGGCGCTGCCCGTATACGGGCCCGGCCAGCCCGCCCAGCAGGAATTGCAGCTCGGCGATACGCTTTTTCGCTGCGGTGATTGGGTTAGCTACCCCTCGCTCAATGCCGCGCTGGGCACCGGCCGCCAAGTAGCCGACATGCTGTTAGTGCATTAA
- the thrC gene encoding threonine synthase, translated as MTDGTVALKTMNYYSLNRQSPLVDFRTATIAGQAPDGGLYFPETIPQFSADFLQNLASLSRADIAYAVMQPYVGGTIPEADLRRICAETVDFAFPLVPITGQIGALELFHGPTLAFKDVGARFMSRCLGYFSRGEAKPVTVLVATSGDTGGAVAHGFLGVPGVEVVILYPSGKVSPLQELQLTTLGQNITALEVSGNFDDCQRLVKQAFLDEELTSRRTLTSANSINVARWLPQQLYYLFALQQWAPAAPPVIAVPSGNFGNLCAGLLAQASGLPVGHFIAACNANDAGAEYLRTAVFTPKTAVATISNAMDVGHPSNFVRILELFRHEHAAIRQLLSGYTVSDAATSATIRRVEAEHGYLLDPHGAVAFLALEKYLAEYPAAAGFLLATAHPVKFPEVVEPLIGRKIELPAALHYLLEKPKHSVPLAPSYEALRAWLLA; from the coding sequence ATGACGGACGGTACGGTAGCCTTAAAAACCATGAACTACTACAGCCTCAACCGCCAGTCGCCACTCGTCGATTTTCGCACGGCTACCATTGCCGGGCAGGCGCCCGACGGCGGCCTGTACTTCCCCGAAACCATCCCGCAGTTTTCGGCCGATTTTCTGCAAAACCTGGCTAGCCTCTCCCGGGCCGACATTGCCTATGCTGTGATGCAGCCCTACGTGGGCGGCACCATTCCGGAGGCCGACCTGCGCCGCATCTGCGCCGAAACGGTTGATTTTGCCTTTCCGCTGGTGCCCATCACCGGGCAAATTGGCGCGCTGGAGCTGTTTCACGGCCCCACGCTGGCCTTCAAGGACGTAGGGGCGCGCTTTATGAGCCGCTGCCTGGGCTACTTCTCACGGGGCGAAGCCAAGCCGGTGACGGTGCTGGTGGCTACTTCGGGTGATACGGGCGGGGCCGTGGCGCACGGCTTTCTGGGCGTGCCGGGCGTGGAGGTCGTTATCCTCTACCCCTCGGGCAAGGTGAGCCCCTTGCAGGAATTGCAGCTTACCACGCTGGGGCAAAACATCACTGCCTTAGAGGTTAGCGGCAACTTCGATGACTGCCAGCGCCTCGTGAAGCAGGCTTTTCTGGATGAGGAACTGACGAGCCGCCGGACCCTTACCTCGGCCAACAGCATCAATGTGGCGCGCTGGCTGCCGCAGCAGTTGTACTATTTATTCGCTTTGCAGCAGTGGGCGCCGGCCGCGCCGCCGGTTATTGCAGTACCCAGCGGCAATTTCGGCAACCTCTGCGCCGGGCTGCTGGCTCAGGCTTCGGGCTTGCCGGTGGGCCACTTTATTGCCGCCTGCAACGCCAACGACGCGGGCGCCGAGTACCTGCGCACCGCCGTTTTCACCCCCAAAACGGCGGTGGCGACTATCTCGAATGCCATGGACGTGGGCCACCCGAGCAACTTCGTGCGCATCCTAGAGCTGTTCCGGCACGAGCACGCTGCCATCCGCCAGCTGCTGAGTGGCTACACGGTGAGCGACGCCGCCACCAGCGCCACCATCCGGCGCGTGGAAGCCGAACACGGCTACCTGCTCGACCCGCACGGCGCGGTGGCCTTTTTGGCGCTAGAAAAATACCTGGCCGAGTACCCGGCCGCGGCGGGCTTTCTATTGGCCACTGCCCACCCGGTGAAGTTTCCGGAGGTGGTAGAACCACTCATCGGCCGCAAGATTGAGCTGCCGGCCGCCCTGCACTACCTATTGGAAAAGCCCAAGCATAGCGTGCCGCTGGCTCCCAGCTACGAGGCACTGCGGGCGTGGCTGCTGGCCTAG
- a CDS encoding homoserine kinase → MPLPSSVTVHAPATIANVGCGFDVLGLCLTAPYDTVRLTRREQPGLVIHHLDDYDLPTDPNRNVAGAALLALLRAVPEPLGFEVEITKGIRPGSGIGSSAASAAGAVVAANALLGNRFSNKELIDMAMYGEAVASGVRHADNIAPAICGGFTLVRAITPTLDVLALPAPPLWVAVVHPQFEVKTKEARAVLPTSVPLALAVRQWANVGGLVAGFLTHDNELIARALEDYIVEPARASLIPGLGDAKRLALAAGALGGGISGSGPAIFMLNKDEATAHAAAEALGSVYRKMGIDFHLHVGPIASQGARVVASASE, encoded by the coding sequence ATGCCACTTCCTTCCTCCGTCACCGTGCACGCGCCGGCCACCATTGCCAACGTTGGCTGCGGCTTCGATGTGCTGGGCCTGTGCCTCACCGCGCCCTACGATACCGTGCGCCTCACGCGCCGCGAGCAGCCCGGCCTCGTTATTCACCACCTCGACGACTACGACCTGCCCACCGACCCCAACCGCAACGTGGCCGGCGCGGCCCTGCTAGCCCTGCTGCGCGCCGTGCCCGAGCCGCTGGGCTTCGAGGTCGAGATTACGAAAGGCATCCGGCCGGGCAGCGGCATCGGCAGCAGCGCAGCCAGCGCGGCGGGCGCCGTAGTGGCCGCTAATGCACTGCTCGGCAATCGCTTCAGTAATAAAGAGCTGATTGACATGGCTATGTATGGCGAGGCCGTGGCCTCGGGCGTGCGCCACGCCGACAATATTGCGCCGGCCATTTGCGGCGGCTTCACGCTGGTGCGGGCCATTACGCCCACGCTCGATGTGCTGGCCCTGCCCGCCCCGCCGCTGTGGGTGGCCGTGGTGCACCCGCAGTTTGAAGTTAAAACCAAGGAGGCCCGCGCCGTGCTGCCTACCTCGGTGCCGCTAGCCCTGGCCGTGCGCCAATGGGCCAACGTAGGCGGCTTGGTAGCCGGCTTCCTCACCCACGACAACGAGCTGATTGCTCGGGCTCTGGAAGATTATATTGTGGAGCCGGCCCGCGCCTCGCTCATCCCCGGCCTGGGCGATGCCAAGCGGCTGGCCCTGGCAGCCGGTGCGCTGGGCGGTGGCATCTCGGGCTCGGGGCCAGCCATTTTTATGCTCAATAAAGATGAGGCCACGGCCCACGCCGCCGCCGAAGCGCTGGGCAGCGTGTACCGCAAAATGGGCATCGATTTTCACCTGCACGTGGGCCCCATTGCCAGCCAGGGCGCGCGGGTAGTGGCATCGGCATCGGAATAG